A stretch of the Actinomyces faecalis genome encodes the following:
- a CDS encoding sulfatase-like hydrolase/transferase codes for MGCAGQRPDYIPDNVRNVLVLMTDQHRVDTIGCLGNPFACTPVLDGLGREGFAFTHAFTPTAICTPARASLMTGTLPIRHQVLANPEWNIAYRTAIPLGAWTYTRELADHGYNVGIVGKYHCGENLPGAFGADDDTFWGAENPVANEEYVAWLEDKGLPPVRAHDLWRGRLPGGRPGHVIAARLDQPEEATFERFLADRAIERLRQYAGQWREEGRPFCLDVHFFGPHLPYFLPDEWFDLIDPGVVVLPESFGDSLVGKPPIQSNYATYWSTSSFSNEQWRKLVAVYWGYVAMIDFEIGRILDVARELGVLEDTAVFFTADHGEFTGAHRMNDKGPAMYDDIYNVPFIARVPGVSRVGRSDAFVSLIDLPATIMEIAGLDPALVRDGRSILDLTRGQEASGWRQDIVCEFHGHHFPLQQRMLRTREYKLVVSPESVNELYDLRRDPSEMTNVYTSPVYDQVRRELATELYRQLRERGDHSFAKWMAAMTDFDVPLSGTARSDLDDVVTT; via the coding sequence ATGGGTTGTGCAGGGCAAAGGCCTGACTATATTCCTGACAACGTGCGTAATGTTTTGGTGTTGATGACTGATCAGCATCGTGTGGATACGATTGGGTGTCTGGGTAATCCTTTTGCTTGTACTCCGGTGCTTGATGGGTTGGGTCGGGAGGGGTTTGCTTTTACGCATGCGTTTACTCCGACGGCGATCTGTACTCCGGCTCGTGCGTCGTTGATGACGGGGACTCTGCCGATCCGTCATCAGGTGCTGGCGAATCCGGAGTGGAATATTGCTTACCGGACGGCGATCCCGTTGGGGGCGTGGACCTATACGCGTGAGCTGGCGGATCATGGTTACAACGTGGGGATCGTGGGTAAGTACCACTGTGGTGAGAATCTTCCGGGGGCTTTTGGGGCTGATGACGACACGTTCTGGGGGGCGGAGAACCCGGTTGCTAACGAGGAGTACGTGGCCTGGTTGGAGGACAAGGGTCTGCCGCCGGTGCGGGCGCACGACTTGTGGCGTGGCAGGTTGCCGGGGGGTAGGCCTGGTCATGTGATCGCTGCGCGGCTGGATCAGCCTGAGGAGGCGACGTTTGAGCGGTTCCTGGCGGACCGGGCGATTGAGAGGCTGCGTCAGTACGCGGGGCAGTGGAGGGAGGAGGGTCGTCCGTTCTGTCTTGACGTGCACTTCTTTGGGCCTCATCTGCCTTACTTCCTGCCTGATGAGTGGTTTGACCTGATTGATCCTGGTGTGGTGGTGCTGCCGGAGAGCTTTGGTGACTCGCTTGTCGGTAAGCCTCCGATTCAGTCGAATTACGCGACCTACTGGTCTACCTCGTCGTTCAGTAACGAGCAGTGGAGGAAGCTGGTTGCTGTGTACTGGGGGTACGTGGCGATGATTGACTTTGAGATCGGGCGGATCCTGGACGTGGCTCGTGAGCTGGGTGTGCTGGAGGACACGGCGGTGTTCTTTACTGCTGACCATGGTGAGTTCACTGGTGCGCACCGGATGAATGACAAGGGTCCGGCGATGTATGACGATATCTATAACGTGCCTTTTATCGCCCGGGTTCCGGGGGTGTCGAGGGTGGGGCGGTCGGACGCGTTCGTGTCGTTGATTGACCTGCCTGCCACGATCATGGAGATCGCGGGGCTGGATCCTGCTCTGGTGCGTGACGGGCGGTCGATCCTGGACCTGACGCGGGGGCAGGAGGCTAGTGGGTGGCGTCAGGACATTGTGTGTGAGTTCCACGGTCACCACTTTCCTCTTCAGCAGAGGATGCTGCGGACTCGTGAGTACAAGCTGGTGGTGTCTCCGGAGTCGGTCAACGAGCTGTACGACCTGCGTCGTGATCCTAGTGAGATGACGAATGTGTATACCTCGCCGGTCTATGACCAGGTGCGTCGTGAGCTGGCCACTGAGCTGTATCGTCAGCTGCGTGAGCGTGGGGACCACTCCTTTGCTAAGTGGATGGCCGCGATGACCGACTTCGACGTTCCCCTGTCAGGCACCGCCCGCTCAGACCTTGATGACGTCGTCACCACCTAA
- the murA gene encoding UDP-N-acetylglucosamine 1-carboxyvinyltransferase: MVDGLLQVQGGRPLRGEITVRGAKNLVPKAMVAALLGRTPSVLRNVPLIRDVDVVSGLLSLHGVSIDYDQTEGILSLDSSSVESAHMADIDAHAGSSRIPILLCGPLLHRLGEAFIPDLGGCRIGDRPINYHLSILRSFGAVVDKQAMGIRLTAPHGLHGTVIDLPYPSVGATEQTLLTAVRAEGLTELRGAAIEPEIMDLVDVLQKMGAIISVDTDRTIHIEGVDELVGYTHTALPDRIEAASWASAALATHGDVFVRGAHQSDMTTFLNVYRKVGGAFDVRDDGIRFWHPGGDLKSLVVETNVHPGFMTDWQQPLVVALTQADGLSIVHETVYENRFGFTSALRKMGATIQVYRECLGGSACRFGQRNFYHSAVISGPSPLRGADIEVPDLRGGFSHLIAALAAEGTSRVEGINLIDRGYEHFMSKLAALDADVTRLA; the protein is encoded by the coding sequence ATGGTCGACGGACTGCTGCAGGTCCAGGGAGGCCGCCCGCTGCGCGGTGAGATCACCGTGCGCGGCGCGAAGAACCTCGTGCCCAAGGCGATGGTGGCCGCGCTGCTGGGACGCACCCCCTCGGTCCTGCGCAACGTCCCCCTCATCCGTGACGTGGACGTGGTCTCCGGGCTGCTGAGCCTGCACGGCGTCTCCATCGACTACGACCAGACCGAGGGGATCCTGTCCCTGGACTCCTCCAGCGTCGAGAGCGCCCACATGGCCGACATCGACGCCCACGCCGGCTCCTCGCGCATCCCGATCCTCCTGTGCGGCCCGCTCCTGCACCGCCTGGGGGAGGCCTTTATCCCGGACCTGGGCGGGTGCCGCATCGGGGACCGCCCCATCAACTACCACCTGAGCATCCTGCGCAGCTTCGGAGCGGTGGTGGACAAGCAGGCGATGGGTATCCGTCTCACCGCCCCCCACGGGCTGCACGGCACGGTGATCGACCTGCCCTACCCGTCCGTGGGAGCCACCGAGCAGACCCTGCTCACCGCAGTGCGTGCCGAGGGCCTGACCGAGCTGCGCGGGGCCGCGATCGAGCCCGAGATCATGGACCTGGTCGACGTGCTGCAGAAGATGGGCGCCATCATCTCCGTGGACACCGACCGCACCATCCACATCGAGGGCGTGGACGAGCTGGTCGGGTACACCCACACCGCCCTGCCTGACCGCATCGAGGCAGCGTCCTGGGCCTCGGCCGCCCTGGCTACGCACGGTGACGTGTTCGTGCGCGGGGCCCACCAGTCGGACATGACCACCTTCCTGAACGTCTACCGCAAGGTCGGCGGCGCCTTCGACGTGCGTGACGACGGCATCCGCTTCTGGCACCCGGGTGGCGACCTGAAGTCCCTGGTGGTGGAGACCAACGTCCACCCTGGGTTCATGACCGACTGGCAGCAGCCGCTGGTGGTGGCCCTGACCCAGGCGGACGGCCTGTCGATCGTCCACGAGACGGTGTACGAGAACCGCTTCGGCTTCACCTCGGCGCTGCGCAAGATGGGCGCCACGATCCAGGTCTACCGCGAGTGCCTGGGCGGCTCAGCCTGCCGCTTCGGGCAGCGTAACTTCTACCACTCTGCCGTCATCTCCGGCCCCTCGCCCCTGCGCGGGGCGGACATCGAGGTGCCTGACCTGCGCGGCGGCTTCTCCCACCTCATCGCGGCCCTGGCGGCTGAGGGCACGAGCCGGGTCGAGGGCATCAACCTCATCGACCGCGGCTACGAGCACTTCATGAGCAAGCTCGCCGCGCTGGACGCGGACGTGACGCGCCTGGCCTGA
- a CDS encoding lysophospholipid acyltransferase family protein gives MTPFYRFAARGVIIPFLKAVSRQQVTGLENIPRSGGFVAVANHLSELDSLTAMRALVDADVPVYSLAKSTLFEIPVLGHVFKAGGQIPVYRGTDKAGNALAEAERRLRAGDAIMVFPEGTLSRDPLQWPMTGKTGAARLAMATGVPVLPMGQWGPQEILDSFEGGGFHPFPRKDVRVSIGESFTLDAFGSDTTDRDAVREATAEIMRRITAIVEELRGQKAPRPYDLHYDGDPGKTKHGRDRRGTRRPDPLPGQDDSGAQA, from the coding sequence ATGACGCCCTTCTACCGCTTCGCCGCACGAGGGGTGATCATCCCCTTCCTCAAGGCAGTCTCGCGCCAGCAGGTGACGGGGCTGGAGAATATCCCGCGCTCGGGCGGGTTCGTGGCGGTGGCGAACCACCTGTCCGAGCTGGACTCGCTCACGGCCATGCGCGCCCTGGTGGACGCCGACGTCCCGGTCTACTCCCTGGCCAAGTCCACCCTGTTCGAGATCCCGGTACTCGGCCACGTCTTCAAGGCAGGTGGCCAGATCCCCGTCTACCGCGGCACGGACAAGGCCGGCAACGCCCTGGCCGAGGCTGAGAGGCGCCTGCGCGCCGGGGACGCGATCATGGTCTTCCCCGAGGGCACGCTCTCTCGTGACCCCCTCCAGTGGCCGATGACCGGCAAGACCGGCGCCGCCCGCCTGGCGATGGCCACCGGCGTCCCCGTCCTGCCCATGGGGCAGTGGGGACCCCAGGAGATCCTCGACTCCTTCGAGGGAGGCGGCTTCCACCCCTTCCCGCGCAAGGACGTGCGGGTGAGCATCGGTGAGTCCTTCACCCTGGACGCCTTCGGCTCGGACACCACGGACCGCGACGCCGTGCGCGAGGCGACGGCAGAGATCATGCGTCGCATCACCGCGATCGTGGAGGAGCTGCGCGGGCAGAAGGCCCCACGCCCCTACGACCTCCACTACGACGGCGACCCGGGCAAGACCAAGCACGGTCGGGACAGGCGCGGCACGCGCCGCCCTGACCCGCTGCCCGGGCAGGACGACAGCGGGGCCCAGGCATGA
- a CDS encoding NAD(P)H-dependent glycerol-3-phosphate dehydrogenase has protein sequence MSSFSRAAVIGSGAWGTTFACLLAGAGTPTTIWARRAELADEINAGTNARYLPGTSLPAGLSATTDLGEAVDGAGLVVVAVPSQVSRQVLTPLAGSLEPGAVAVSLMKGVELGTGLRMSQVLGQALELGEDRLAVVSGPNLADEIAAGQPTATVVAAIDPLVATAVAGACATATFRPYTNTDVLGVELCGAVKNVIALAVGIAAGRGLGDNSKATIITRGLVEITRLGLTLGAQPETFAGLAGMGDLVATCSSPLSRNQTFGRRLGEGMTVAEASAASRGVAEGAKSARAVLDLAQAHGVEMPITAGVVAVVEGAATVPEVTDALLARPRKAEGVHATPQA, from the coding sequence ATGAGCTCCTTCTCGCGCGCCGCGGTCATCGGCTCAGGCGCCTGGGGGACGACCTTTGCCTGCCTGCTGGCCGGTGCCGGTACCCCGACGACGATCTGGGCGCGTCGGGCTGAGCTGGCTGACGAGATCAACGCCGGTACCAACGCCCGCTACCTTCCTGGCACGTCACTGCCAGCGGGTCTGAGCGCCACCACGGACCTGGGGGAGGCGGTGGACGGGGCCGGGCTCGTCGTCGTCGCCGTGCCCTCGCAGGTCTCGCGTCAGGTGCTTACGCCCCTGGCCGGCAGCCTGGAGCCGGGGGCGGTGGCGGTCTCGCTCATGAAGGGCGTCGAGCTGGGGACAGGACTGCGCATGAGCCAGGTCCTGGGCCAGGCGCTGGAGCTGGGGGAGGACCGCCTCGCCGTCGTCTCCGGGCCGAACCTGGCCGACGAGATCGCGGCAGGCCAGCCCACCGCCACGGTGGTGGCCGCCATCGACCCGTTGGTGGCGACGGCGGTCGCCGGTGCCTGCGCGACCGCGACCTTCCGCCCCTACACCAACACCGACGTGCTCGGCGTGGAGCTGTGCGGCGCGGTGAAGAACGTCATCGCCCTGGCTGTGGGGATCGCGGCGGGCCGGGGACTGGGAGACAACTCCAAGGCCACGATCATCACCCGAGGGCTTGTGGAGATCACGCGGCTTGGGCTCACGCTGGGTGCGCAGCCGGAGACCTTCGCGGGGCTGGCGGGCATGGGAGACCTCGTGGCCACCTGCTCCTCTCCTCTGTCACGCAACCAGACCTTCGGGCGCCGGCTGGGGGAGGGCATGACCGTGGCCGAGGCCTCGGCGGCCTCCCGCGGCGTGGCTGAGGGCGCCAAGTCGGCCCGGGCCGTGCTGGACCTGGCCCAGGCCCACGGCGTCGAGATGCCGATCACCGCTGGCGTCGTGGCCGTGGTCGAGGGCGCCGCGACGGTCCCCGAGGTCACGGACGCCCTGCTGGCGCGTCCGCGCAAGGCCGAGGGCGTCCACGCCACGCCGCAGGCCTGA
- a CDS encoding AMIN-like domain-containing (lipo)protein — MTTSPRTTSRSVACPTRRGVLVGGLGAALAGGLAACGSARSGSAASSVSPSTTSSPAPSATPSASASATATSQALTAQESAQGPEVAWTDGHCESEPSGEAGVETSLRTGIHEGYDRVVVQTSGTGTIGWFADVVEEASTQGKGDPLSLEGSHLIRVYGRGTQMPVTEQDQQIDYDGPALVNAGGTALKQVYLDRTFEDQFQLVLGTESTQYRVFTLSEPSRLVIDVRQP; from the coding sequence ATGACGACCTCGCCCCGCACCACCTCACGCTCCGTTGCCTGCCCCACACGCCGTGGGGTGCTCGTCGGCGGGCTCGGCGCGGCCCTGGCAGGTGGCCTGGCCGCCTGTGGCTCGGCCCGCTCCGGCTCCGCCGCCTCGTCCGTCTCCCCGTCTACCACCAGCTCCCCGGCCCCCTCGGCGACGCCGTCGGCCTCCGCCTCGGCCACGGCCACCAGCCAGGCCCTGACCGCCCAGGAGTCCGCCCAGGGTCCCGAGGTCGCCTGGACCGACGGCCACTGCGAGTCCGAGCCCAGCGGCGAGGCAGGGGTGGAGACCTCCCTGCGCACCGGGATCCACGAGGGCTACGACCGGGTGGTTGTCCAGACCTCAGGCACCGGCACGATCGGCTGGTTCGCCGACGTCGTCGAGGAGGCCTCGACCCAGGGCAAGGGCGATCCCCTCAGCCTGGAGGGCAGCCACCTCATCCGGGTCTACGGCCGTGGCACCCAGATGCCCGTGACCGAGCAGGACCAGCAGATCGACTACGACGGCCCCGCCCTGGTCAACGCCGGCGGCACGGCCCTCAAGCAGGTCTACCTGGACCGGACCTTTGAGGACCAGTTCCAGCTGGTCCTGGGCACGGAGTCGACCCAGTACCGGGTCTTCACGCTCTCTGAGCCCTCCCGCCTGGTCATCGACGTGCGCCAGCCCTGA
- a CDS encoding D-alanine--D-alanine ligase family protein, producing the protein MSSTNVPETAASRPLTASPGTGAGRRPRVAVVFGGRSGEHTISCATAAGVLSAIDRERFDVLPVGITLDGQWLLVDDDPAALALDESRPPVEITAEGLGRGELAMRLGGGAFTAVTPTGPKVLGEVDVVLPLLHGPYGEDGTIQGMLEMLDIPYVGCGVLASAAGMDKQVTKVLLGAAGIPTAPHVVVHPHRWDSERELILDACEALTYPLFVKPARAGSSLGITKVERREDLPAAIEAARQVDPKVLVESGVEGREVEVAVLDGHHGAAPRVAEPGEIVMDASHGAGEFYDYETKYLAHDAVQMVCPARVSRQESELLKTTAALAFEALGGEGLMRVDFFLTPRGEAVVNEVNTMPGFTPFSMYPYMWQVSGTSYTDLVSELIELALERPRSVNR; encoded by the coding sequence ATGTCGTCGACGAACGTGCCCGAGACCGCTGCCAGCCGCCCCCTGACCGCGTCCCCGGGGACGGGCGCCGGGCGCAGGCCGCGCGTCGCCGTCGTCTTCGGTGGCCGTAGCGGTGAGCACACGATCTCCTGCGCCACCGCGGCCGGGGTCCTGTCCGCCATCGACCGTGAGCGCTTTGACGTCCTGCCCGTCGGCATCACCCTGGACGGGCAGTGGCTGCTGGTCGACGACGACCCCGCAGCCCTGGCCCTGGACGAGTCCCGCCCGCCGGTCGAGATCACGGCCGAGGGACTGGGACGCGGCGAGCTCGCGATGCGGCTGGGTGGCGGAGCCTTCACCGCGGTGACCCCCACCGGCCCCAAGGTGCTGGGCGAGGTCGACGTCGTCCTGCCCCTGCTGCACGGCCCCTACGGTGAGGACGGCACCATCCAGGGCATGCTGGAGATGCTGGACATCCCTTACGTGGGGTGCGGTGTGCTTGCCTCGGCCGCCGGCATGGACAAGCAGGTCACCAAGGTGCTGCTGGGCGCCGCCGGGATCCCGACCGCCCCGCACGTGGTGGTCCACCCCCACCGCTGGGACAGCGAGCGCGAGCTCATCCTGGACGCGTGCGAGGCCCTGACCTACCCGCTCTTCGTCAAGCCCGCCCGTGCCGGCAGCTCGCTGGGCATCACCAAGGTCGAGCGCCGGGAGGACCTGCCTGCGGCCATCGAGGCGGCCCGCCAGGTCGACCCCAAGGTCCTGGTCGAGTCCGGCGTCGAGGGCCGGGAGGTGGAGGTCGCCGTCCTGGACGGTCACCACGGTGCCGCCCCGCGCGTGGCCGAGCCCGGCGAGATCGTCATGGACGCCTCCCACGGGGCCGGGGAGTTCTACGACTACGAGACCAAGTACCTGGCTCACGACGCCGTCCAGATGGTCTGCCCGGCGCGCGTGAGCCGCCAGGAGTCCGAGCTGCTCAAGACCACCGCGGCCCTGGCCTTCGAGGCGCTGGGCGGGGAGGGCCTCATGCGCGTGGACTTCTTCCTCACCCCGCGCGGGGAGGCCGTGGTCAACGAGGTCAACACGATGCCCGGGTTCACTCCCTTCTCCATGTACCCCTACATGTGGCAGGTGTCGGGAACGAGCTACACCGACCTGGTCAGCGAGCTCATCGAGCTGGCGCTGGAACGCCCGCGCAGCGTCAACCGCTGA
- a CDS encoding thiamine-phosphate kinase gives MTTTAQPAGPRALPATVAQLGEVGLLGVITPLLPASPVQVVGNGDDCAVLAAPDGRYVVSTDVLVEGHHFRTDWSDPEQVGRRAAAQNLADAAAMGARPVALVVSLVLPPSTPVAWVEGLARGLGEECREAGAGVVGGDLSAGESIVVAVTVHGDLEGREPVLRSGARAGDLVVHAGDLGLSAAGLALLEAGAVSSVQARGDEAAGAHDDDPAGSATAGTNGLVRRCVERFLAPMPPLQAGPALADAGARAMMDVSDSLLRDCGRIAAVSGVVVDLDDPRDAGTALGQAAARLEDVARMVLQARGRLAPGAAAELARQWVLTGGEDHGMLACVPAEAALPEGVRVIGRVHEAGVLAADDRGAGADWGVGAGGAGVLVGGRVWTGGVGWDHFAG, from the coding sequence ATGACGACGACGGCGCAGCCAGCCGGCCCGCGAGCCTTGCCTGCCACCGTGGCCCAGCTGGGTGAGGTCGGCCTACTGGGCGTCATCACCCCGCTGCTCCCGGCGAGCCCTGTCCAGGTGGTCGGCAACGGGGACGACTGCGCGGTACTAGCGGCGCCCGACGGGCGCTACGTGGTCTCCACTGACGTCCTCGTGGAGGGCCACCACTTCCGTACCGACTGGTCGGACCCTGAGCAGGTCGGGCGGCGTGCGGCTGCCCAGAACCTCGCCGACGCCGCTGCCATGGGCGCTCGGCCGGTAGCCCTCGTGGTGTCCCTCGTACTGCCGCCCAGCACGCCCGTGGCCTGGGTGGAGGGACTGGCCCGGGGACTTGGTGAGGAGTGCCGGGAGGCGGGGGCCGGCGTCGTCGGCGGGGACCTGAGCGCGGGGGAGAGCATCGTCGTCGCCGTCACCGTCCACGGGGACCTGGAAGGGCGTGAGCCGGTCCTGCGCAGCGGGGCACGGGCCGGGGACCTCGTGGTCCACGCCGGCGACCTGGGCCTGAGCGCGGCCGGGCTGGCGCTGCTGGAGGCCGGAGCAGTCTCTTCCGTACAGGCGCGAGGCGACGAGGCGGCCGGTGCGCACGACGACGATCCTGCTGGTAGCGCGACTGCCGGGACCAACGGGCTGGTCCGCCGCTGTGTGGAGCGTTTCCTCGCACCGATGCCGCCGCTTCAGGCCGGGCCGGCGCTCGCGGACGCCGGAGCGCGGGCGATGATGGATGTGTCGGACTCGCTGCTGCGTGACTGCGGGCGGATCGCGGCGGTCAGTGGCGTGGTCGTGGACCTGGATGATCCTCGGGACGCTGGGACGGCGCTCGGGCAAGCGGCAGCCAGGCTCGAGGACGTGGCACGGATGGTGCTGCAGGCGCGTGGGCGGCTGGCGCCTGGCGCGGCGGCGGAGCTTGCCCGGCAGTGGGTCCTGACCGGGGGAGAGGACCACGGCATGCTCGCCTGCGTGCCAGCCGAGGCGGCGCTGCCCGAGGGCGTTCGCGTCATCGGGCGTGTGCATGAGGCCGGGGTGCTGGCGGCGGATGATCGTGGTGCTGGTGCTGACTGGGGTGTTGGCGCAGGTGGCGCTGGCGTGCTCGTCGGCGGCCGGGTCTGGACGGGAGGCGTGGGCTGGGACCACTTCGCTGGTTGA
- the rpmB gene encoding 50S ribosomal protein L28, producing the protein MAAVCDVCGKGPIFGKSVSHSHVRTNRRWNPNIQRVRALVNGAPKRLNVCTSCLKAGKVTRNI; encoded by the coding sequence GTGGCTGCTGTGTGCGACGTCTGCGGCAAGGGCCCCATCTTCGGCAAGAGCGTCTCGCACTCCCACGTGCGGACCAACCGCCGGTGGAACCCCAACATCCAGCGAGTGCGTGCTCTCGTGAATGGTGCCCCCAAGCGCCTGAACGTGTGCACCTCCTGCCTCAAGGCCGGCAAGGTCACGCGCAACATCTGA
- a CDS encoding DAK2 domain-containing protein, producing the protein MKDDGARPIARSVDAAALRSWLALALTTAERTRPLVNSLNVFPVPDSDTGTNVALTLRSAVDALRMLRPGADAAQVSRAAADGAVRGARGNSGLLVSQALAALADEVSGAPDPAGLRPVELVHAYERIASTTWAAVSRPVTGTLLTVARDAATTARQAFEEATPARPATVSDVAAAAALGAQESVVETAGLGHGPVDAGGAALMLLLTALSDVLGAQADGTDPAHAAGTAGAEATYTHVAHQMLIDLASSGTPHSHGYDAQTSAEASTGEFEVMYLLEATASQAAALRRQLEAVGDSVGVVGTPDALGVGLYQVHVHTDTPRAALPRGGRARQVCIHHLVPTTMALAGGWDAAEPPLPFANRAQAEAGNVISLERLAARRRRREAAALEAGGQDAGNPSPSPERVGVIACTRAPGLIEQLARTGAVVVLAPEREGIVRAVGDLGLSQVLVLPCDAASGSAAHEAARHLAARTVPSVVSGPAGARLATDSSQDRGRALRSPQLLVADTDDEARVLAAAVAVAGLAAPGAAGSTQPGGASLTDLARGATLAGVHMRTLALDGPQAEAETAASAVADLLRGDDELVTVILGRDALPDVGSLVATAVAQRAETLTGSAEAVEVVVHAGGQVAPDVLIAVE; encoded by the coding sequence GTGAAGGACGACGGCGCACGCCCGATCGCCCGGAGCGTGGACGCCGCAGCGCTGCGCTCCTGGCTCGCCCTCGCGCTGACGACGGCGGAGCGCACCCGTCCCCTGGTCAACTCCCTCAATGTCTTCCCCGTCCCGGACTCAGACACCGGCACCAACGTGGCCCTCACCCTGCGGTCGGCTGTGGACGCCCTGAGGATGCTGCGCCCCGGCGCTGACGCGGCACAGGTCTCCCGGGCCGCGGCCGACGGCGCCGTGCGCGGAGCCCGCGGCAACTCCGGCCTCCTGGTCTCCCAGGCCCTGGCAGCGCTGGCTGACGAGGTCTCCGGCGCACCCGACCCGGCGGGCCTGCGTCCGGTTGAGCTCGTGCACGCCTACGAGCGCATCGCCTCCACCACCTGGGCAGCGGTCTCCCGCCCGGTGACCGGGACCCTGCTCACCGTCGCCCGTGACGCCGCGACGACGGCCCGCCAGGCCTTCGAGGAGGCCACCCCAGCCCGTCCGGCCACCGTGAGCGACGTCGCTGCCGCCGCCGCACTGGGCGCCCAGGAGTCAGTGGTCGAGACCGCTGGCCTGGGCCACGGTCCGGTCGACGCCGGTGGAGCCGCCCTCATGCTGCTCCTGACCGCGCTGTCGGACGTCCTGGGCGCGCAGGCCGACGGCACCGACCCTGCTCACGCAGCAGGTACGGCCGGCGCCGAGGCGACCTACACGCACGTGGCCCACCAGATGCTCATCGACCTGGCGAGCAGCGGAACCCCGCACAGCCACGGGTACGACGCCCAGACCTCGGCTGAGGCGTCGACCGGGGAGTTCGAGGTGATGTACCTGCTGGAGGCCACCGCCTCGCAGGCCGCCGCCCTGCGCCGCCAGCTGGAGGCCGTGGGAGACAGCGTCGGCGTGGTCGGTACCCCCGACGCCCTGGGCGTGGGGCTCTACCAGGTCCACGTCCACACCGACACCCCGCGTGCAGCCCTGCCTCGCGGCGGACGCGCCCGCCAGGTGTGTATCCACCACCTGGTACCGACCACGATGGCGCTGGCCGGAGGATGGGACGCGGCCGAGCCGCCGCTGCCCTTCGCCAACCGCGCCCAGGCCGAGGCGGGCAACGTCATCTCGCTAGAGCGCCTGGCTGCGCGACGGCGCCGTCGCGAGGCAGCCGCCTTGGAGGCCGGAGGGCAGGACGCTGGCAACCCGTCGCCGTCACCTGAGCGCGTAGGAGTCATCGCCTGTACCCGTGCCCCGGGCCTGATCGAGCAGCTGGCCCGCACAGGCGCCGTCGTCGTCCTGGCCCCTGAGCGCGAGGGCATCGTGCGCGCCGTCGGCGACCTGGGACTGTCCCAGGTGCTCGTCCTGCCCTGCGACGCCGCCAGCGGCTCGGCGGCCCACGAGGCCGCCCGGCACCTGGCCGCGCGTACCGTGCCCTCCGTCGTCTCCGGGCCCGCGGGCGCGCGCCTGGCCACGGACTCCTCCCAGGACCGGGGCCGGGCCCTGCGCAGCCCGCAGCTGCTGGTGGCCGACACCGACGACGAGGCCCGCGTCCTGGCGGCCGCGGTCGCCGTGGCAGGCCTGGCCGCACCGGGAGCGGCGGGCAGCACCCAGCCAGGAGGCGCGAGCCTGACGGACCTGGCGCGCGGCGCCACGCTGGCCGGGGTCCACATGCGGACCCTTGCCCTGGACGGTCCTCAGGCCGAGGCCGAGACAGCAGCCTCCGCCGTGGCCGACCTGCTGCGCGGTGACGACGAGCTGGTCACCGTGATCCTGGGCCGTGACGCTCTGCCGGACGTCGGCTCGCTGGTGGCCACCGCCGTCGCCCAGCGGGCTGAGACCCTGACCGGCTCGGCCGAGGCTGTCGAGGTCGTCGTCCACGCCGGCGGCCAGGTCGCCCCAGACGTCCTGATCGCAGTCGAGTAA